The genomic DNA TGCGCATCACGGTCGACCAGGCGAAGGGGAGGGTGCCGGTCGTGGCGGGCGCGGGCAGCGTCTCGACGCGCCACACCATCCACCTGGCCCAGGGAGCGAAGGGGGCCGGCGCCGACGCGCTGCTCCTCGTCTGCCCCTACTACAACCGCCCGACCCAGGCGGGGCTCGAGGCGCACTTCCGCGCCGTGCTCGAGGCGGTCTCTCTCCCGGCGGTCCTCTACAACATCCCGGGGCGGACCGGCGTCGATCTCTCGGTCGAGACCCTCGCGCGGCTGAGCGACGTGCCCGAGCTGATCGGCATCAAGGAGGCGACGGGCAACGTCATGCGCTCGCAGGAGATCCTCGCGCGTCTCGGGGACCGCTACGCGGTGCTGAGCGGGGACGACGCGCTGACGCTCCCGGTGCTCGCGGTCGGCGGCCGCGGGGTGATCAGCGTCACCGCGAACGCGTTCCCCCGGGAGACCTCGGACGTCTGCCGGCTGTTCTTCGCCGGCGAGCTCGACGCGGCGCGCGCGCTGCACTTGAGGTTGCTCCCCGTGCACCAGAGCATGTTCTGCGAGTCGAACCCCGGGCCGGTCAAAGCGCTGCTCGCCGCGGCCGGGCACCTCGCCCCCGAGGTCCGCCT from Sandaracinaceae bacterium includes the following:
- the dapA gene encoding 4-hydroxy-tetrahydrodipicolinate synthase translates to MDLTGTLPALVTPFRDGHVDEDALRALVERVIEGGVDGLVPCGTTGESVTLSDEEQMRVVRITVDQAKGRVPVVAGAGSVSTRHTIHLAQGAKGAGADALLLVCPYYNRPTQAGLEAHFRAVLEAVSLPAVLYNIPGRTGVDLSVETLARLSDVPELIGIKEATGNVMRSQEILARLGDRYAVLSGDDALTLPVLAVGGRGVISVTANAFPRETSDVCRLFFAGELDAARALHLRLLPVHQSMFCESNPGPVKALLAAAGHLAPEVRLPLAWPSDAALAHVREQAEKAGLTV